tatatattaataaaatatatgaggAGGCCTATTTCAAAGGAGGTGTGGGTGAGTGAGGTTACGATGAATACATTTTTagcccaaatttttttaaaaaagaaaaatcctccATATCATAGAATCTGAGTTTTATCATGTTGGTatgtctgattttttttttttctaaaaaaaatagcgaTATGACCcataaacaataataatttgttgaacCAAATCAcggatttaaaatatttaaatctaattattattattagtgtgtaattctaataaaaattattttttcatcaaaaatgaaATTATTGAGGTgtcacaaaaattaaaaaatttcaggCACCATAACAATGCGTTCTTCGCCCGGGTCGGCGGCGTGAGCAATGCCGAGCTCAACTGGCTAGAGCTTGAGCTGCTCTTCTTGCTCGATTTCGAGCTCACGGTCACGCCGCGCGTCTACGAGAGCTACTACTTCCACCTGCACAAGGAGATGCTCGCGTCCGGAACCTACAAGCAGAGGATCACAA
The sequence above is drawn from the Ananas comosus cultivar F153 unplaced genomic scaffold, ASM154086v1, whole genome shotgun sequence genome and encodes:
- the LOC109705217 gene encoding cyclin-P1-1-like gives rise to the protein HHNNAFFARVGGVSNAELNWLELELLFLLDFELTVTPRVYESYYFHLHKEMLASGTYKQRITRSPTTGNGTIDEDGNFETNKQKITRSPMTNGVIDEDGDFESVADGRPRRWSLSPPRRSIDCC